Genomic DNA from Candidatus Eisenbacteria bacterium:
CTCCAGATACCCTAGACAGGGGTGGATCACTGGGCGGGTCATCGGCGCCCTGGGCCAGAACGGCCGGGGCGCCGATGTGCGTTACGATGTATCCGGAAGGACCTCACCCCACCCCGTGCCGCACCATGATGATCTCGGCGCCCTGCTCGCTCCGGTTCTCCTCGTGCTCCGTCCCTGCGGCGCTCCGGGTGTAGTCGCCGGGGCCGAGGCGCCGTCCTTGGCAGCTGCAGTCCCCTACAAGAACGAGCAGCTCCTCGGCCCCTGGATGGCGATGCGGTGGGAACATGGCGCTGGCGTCCATCCGGACGATCGAGATCTCACAGCTGTGGACCGAATCCTGAGTCAGCCGCTTCGCGCGCGTGCCCGGTCCGAGCTCGGTCCACGGTCCGTCGGCAGCGCGGATCGTGACGGCTTCGTCGAGCGTGCCGACGTCGGGCGCCTCGCCGGTGCCCGCGTCGCGCGCCACCTCGCGAACGGAGAAGAGGACGCAGCCCGTCTCCGTGCGTCCGGTCACGGTGGCGCCCGAGGCGCGATGGAAATCCCCCACCCCGAGGTGCAGGCCGCCCACCTCGAAGTCCCCCTCGAGCACGATCACCTCGCGGCCGAGGAGCCCCGGCTCGCCGCCGGTCTCGTCGCCCGCGTGGTACCGGACGAGGCGGGTCTCCATCCCGTCCTCCGGGTCGGTGAAGAGCCTCTTCAGCTCTCCCGGAGGCTCCGCGGCCCGCTCCCACTCTAGTTCCCCGGCCGAGAGGTAGACGTGATCCTCTCCCGCCGTTACGTCCGTCTTGGTCGCTGCCATGGGTGCCTTCCTCTCCCCTTGGCGGCTGGCGCTGACCTCCATCCAGTCTCCGCCGGGCCGGGCGCGGAATCAACGTGTTCCGAGAAGCCACTTGCCCCGGGTCGAGTTCTGTACTGGATCGTTGACAGTGCTTGCCCAGGGAAAGCTCGACCTTCTGGTATTCGAGGGCTGCGTCACGCTAGAGTCCCACCATGGCCCCGAGCGAGTACCCGCGCGCCCGTGCGAGGAAGCCCTACGCACCGGAGCCCGGCCAGCCGGTCCAGGTCCAGGCGGGCGACATCGTCTACATCGGCGAGGAGAGTCCGGTGTACCCGGGCTGGGTCCGGATCCGCGTCCCCGACGGGAGGAAGACCTGGGCGCCGGATCCCTACGTGCGCGGGCGCGAAGGCGAGGAGGGAAGAGTCCT
This window encodes:
- a CDS encoding cupin domain-containing protein is translated as MAATKTDVTAGEDHVYLSAGELEWERAAEPPGELKRLFTDPEDGMETRLVRYHAGDETGGEPGLLGREVIVLEGDFEVGGLHLGVGDFHRASGATVTGRTETGCVLFSVREVARDAGTGEAPDVGTLDEAVTIRAADGPWTELGPGTRAKRLTQDSVHSCEISIVRMDASAMFPPHRHPGAEELLVLVGDCSCQGRRLGPGDYTRSAAGTEHEENRSEQGAEIIMVRHGVG